The sequence GTAAAGAAGCGCACCGCTTCCGGGCGGGAGAAAGGGGGTATATTCTTACTCTCTTGTGGTCTGCCATTAGCTGGCAAATGTGTGTTGTGGGAACTTATGGACTGGTTTCCATGGTGTCTTCCTTATATTCCATGGTGGTCAGCACTTTAACGCTGCCGGTTATTCCAGTTTTAGCTCTGGTTATCTTTGACGATAAAATAAATTCGTTGAAGGTGATTGGAATGGTGTTAGGGATTTGGGGATTTGTTTCCTACGCTTATGGAGGATACCAAGAGTGGAAAAAGGCTGAGGAGGCTCCATTGCCGACCTCCCCAGCATAGCATATTGGAGGAGATTTCAATTTGGATTTCTTCGTGCAATCGCTTTTGGTTGATGACAGAAATATAGCCATTCAATGCGTTTCGCGATCTAAATGTAACGCAGACAATGAGATGTAGCAGAAGTTCCTGTCAATAGCAAAATGAGGCAAAACAGAACAAACAGAAAtcgtaatttttatttaaaaaaaaagtatagaGAATTAGAGATGTGCCCATAAATCCTATTTTAGATTCAATATATAGTATGGAGAGTGACAAGTATCTCAGAAGAGTCTAAATTTCATGTCGGCCTTGAAAGTAACTTAGCGTGTTGCACGGCTGAAGCGATAGATACGTTGAAAGATACATTAGAAAACTCTATTTGATAACAATATGTAAGTATTTAAAATTCTAATtgctttttattattatattaagtGGTGAAGGGTTCCAACTCATTAAAAAGATTTGGAAATTAAGTTATTTAAGTATCACAGATTTTCTTATTTTAaattacaaatttatttatttatttttatattgaacTTAAATTAATGAAAATACAAGTCTATAATCTTAAAATAGATGTGAAATTTGATACAAATCAATTTTTTAATGAGAAGCCTTTAACTATATCTATTTTAGTTTAGTCAATACAAGACAAAATGGCCGAATCAtccatataaaataaaaaaatataacctATCTGCTTGTTTATTGTTCTTAGATGATATCAAGAAGGAACTCTACTAGCTTCCTTTACTATTTTGTTGTTCCTTAGCTAGATAGGAAGTGAAACTCCAATCAACTTCATCTAGGGTAGACACTTTGATAATGCCTTTAAGAAAGCACAAGACTCTCCGTGCATTCTTCCTTTGGTTTGCTTGTAGGTTTTTCTTTTGTACTGTATATGAAAAAAATATGGATatccataaaaataataaaaaaataaaactttttcaAAATGTTATTGTTGCAATTACTATGGAAGGTTACACATATTTAGGGAGACTTATTTAATTTCAAGATACATTCAATATATGTTGGAGCTATAATTGGCTTCCTCAACTCTTCACCTTGCAAATTAGTAAAGAAAGGTAACTTGGTATTAGTAAAAAAGTTTGTACCCTATACtacaaattaaattttaataaaaaatattacaaccATTAAAAACCTTGAAACATATATAACAATAAACTAGTAAATAAATCCTTCATGAAACATATGATTCTCTATTCAAGTTGCCTACCACTTTGTTGTGGTAGTTTATAGTCATCACAATTacctaaagaaaataaaaatatcttaGCGAGTTATCAGCCTCAAGTAGGTCTGGAATTTGATGACCACCCTAGTGAGAAAATAAAAATATCTTAGTGAGTTATCAGCCTCAAGTAGGTCTAATCTAACTTTCCTTGTAATTTTCTCACTAGATTATTTTCTAACTTTCCTCGTAATTTTCTCACTAAATCAACGCTAACCAAAATGTcatagggtaaccctcatgtctcctCTGACATTTAATGCCTCTCCTCTCCgctctcaagccttctcatattgacacttgtcaacatgagattggttTGAAAGTACCACGTGGATTGAATATCCTTTAATCCTAACACTTGTTAAAATTACTCAATCTTAACTATGCATTTGCCCATTTCTTCTGTAAATAGgtctcatttctctcattatccATCATCCAATTTTCATGCATCCAGATTATAGTCTATTTCATCAAGTCTTAAGCTTTGCTTCTCTTTGTTTAATCATAATCTTTATAGAGACCCAAACCCAAATTTTTGTAGACCAAGGCTAGCATCCAAACAGATATTAAACAAAAGTGAAATACGGGACAAAACCCACATAGATCCAAAGCCAAAAACAACACGAAAAGCCCCAAAAATCAGGAAAAAACACTCAATTGTGAGAGTGCACCAGTTCAATATTCTTCTAaataatatttttgttgtttttctcgAGATCCtgcatgatgaatctggaggtaccctggtCCTAGCTCCGACTCCTGATCCTAGTATAGGGACTTGAGATAGTTTTCCCTCCAACAACACTCTCGCCACCCTTCAAAaaattctttttctatttttcccccaagggaggatcATTGGCTATGGGTCTGGTTCTATAGTCTGCAATCATGGCACTGATTTTTTTCAAACCCTCAACGCTGTCACTCATCGCCTCCCTGTTGATTTCCACCAAATTATtcatgttgtctttgatgtcatccacataatcttccagcTTATCAATTCTACACTCGTGGTTGATCTTCATAGTTTCGACATCATGAGACAACTTCTGAATCATGCTCATGAGCTTCTCAATTTTACTTGGCCTAGGGGAATCCATGAAAGTGTCAATAACGTCTTTAATCCCATCTTTAAGGGTTCCAGTTTCCTTACCAACCCACTTTTAGCAGCGCTCCTGGCCCCTAGTGATCTCCAAAATCAGGTCTTCTAGcaccttctcccccttttgacCACCTTCATTTTCTTTATTGATGGTCTCCTATTCCTCTttatccacattgatggggatgtcTAACCTAATCTCGTGGTCCTTGTATTTGGACCCACTTGACTTGgtcaatttcattttcttcctgATGGGTGGCTCCAAGTCTTGCATTTTCCTATTGTTGGATATAAACTTGCTTGTCGCCCACCTAAGAGGAATTCTTTTCCTACTTCTCTTAGTTCTAGGGGTCACCATAGGCACCCCTTCTTTCTCCAATCTATACTAAGAGTCCTTTGAATCCTTGATATCACATCAATCAAGGGCATTGCCATTGCTATCCTCATCCATCTTCGTATCGAAAACAAATTGCACCTCAAGGTTAGAGaaagaaatgtgggttttatcaaTGGGGGAAGGTTTCACTTACTGAGATTAGGCATATTCTATGATTAACATGATAAGCCCCTCATGAAGCACCGAACTATCTTGGTTCTCAATATGTTTGGCTAAACTATTTTCCAAGGACAAAACCGAGTAGAAAGGGATTGAgataattttaccatgcctaaaatgatttaaattGTAAAATGATACGATAAAATACTAGCAAATATACCATCAAGAGTGATATACCATACATATGATTAATTCCACCATGTCAGGCTAGAGAAAATTTAGGTCTATCTTATTGTATCCACCATCCACCATTTTAGTCACCCTCCATCGTTCTTTTTCCTTGTCAAAAAAAGTAGTGATGGCCTCCTCAACAAACTTCCTCTCTCTGTAAAATTTATTTACCTCAGTAGCAAGTCCAGTAACAATGGCAACCAGAGTTTCATCAACATGGAATTTCGCCCCATAAACAACTAACACACCCTTTGACAAAGCTTTCAGTAACCAGGGGAGAGTTACAATGAAGTCTCTCCAGATAGGGAACCATCCCACCGTCAGAGATTTCCTCCCAGACCTCCTTATTCTTCCACCACTTATCATAGGTCATAGGTTCATGCCTATTCTTCTCACCACCCATTCTTCTATGCAGACAATCCAAATAACTGCAAACCAGGTGCAAAACTAGAAAAAAAGCT is a genomic window of Cryptomeria japonica chromosome 7, Sugi_1.0, whole genome shotgun sequence containing:
- the LOC131856777 gene encoding purine permease 21-like — encoded protein: MQEAGSVARARVSRVAEGGEDATEEGDDGDGEVVDPDGVGVLVEVNLFAIVVDALVSSLLEKRSFAMVVETQALICMVVSCVVVVGLLCSGDFEHISKEAHRFRAGERGYILTLLWSAISWQMCVVGTYGLVSMVSSLYSMVVSTLTLPVIPVLALVIFDDKINSLKVIGMVLGIWGFVSYAYGGYQEWKKAEEAPLPTSPA